The following proteins are encoded in a genomic region of Anticarsia gemmatalis isolate Benzon Research Colony breed Stoneville strain chromosome 17, ilAntGemm2 primary, whole genome shotgun sequence:
- the Psf3 gene encoding DNA replication complex GINS protein Psf3: MENSNYLSITDILVTNEKIPCKFLHDLPKMGFLDPSAAEDDLKAGTNVEIPLWLAESLYSRRPPLVSVELPKIYKDSYREILNADACTVDMHKLSQYFYELGCYIAKHDIKGEVTSTLINTFRQRFRLLLSASVATDSVGAIQPLSVSERHQAADAAGSERALSTWLQRGESILTTANMVANHRKRKRAEMEMF, encoded by the exons ATGGAAAACAGTAATTATTTGTCTATAACCGATATACTAGTTACGAACGAGAAAATACCTTGTAAATTCCTCCATGACCTGCCTAAGATGG GTTTCCTTGATCCATCAGCGGCTGAAGATGACTTAAAAGCTGGAACGAATGTGGAAATACCGCTATGGCTAGCAGAGTCCTTGTATTCAAGAAGGCCACCATTAGTTTCTGTAGAGTTGCCGAAGATATACAAAGACTCATACAGGGAAATTCTTAATGCTGATGCTTGTACAGTGGATATGCATAAATTAAGTCAATACTTTTACGAGCTTGGCTGCTATATAGCTAAACATGATATCAAGGGTGAAGTTACATCTACTCTTATAAAT acaTTCAGACAAAGATTCAGACTGTTGTTATCAGCCAGTGTAGCAACTGACTCAGTGGGTGCTATCCAGCCATTATCAGTGAGTGAGAGACATCAGGCTGCTGATGCAGCTGGGTCAGAGAGAGCACTCTCTACTTGGCTACAGAGAGGAGAAAGCATACTCACTACAGCTAACATGGTTGCTAACCACCGCAAGAGGAAAAGGGCTGAGATGGAAATGTTTTAG